Proteins encoded within one genomic window of Polaribacter sp. NJDZ03:
- a CDS encoding transketolase family protein gives MKKYTYTEKKDTRSGFGDGLTELGRTNPNVVALCADLIGSLKMDQFIKENPERFFQIGIAEANMISIAAGLTIGGKIPFTGTFANFSTGRVYDQIRQSIAYSDKNVKICASHAGLTLGEDGATHQILEDIGLMKMLPGMTVINTCDYNQTKAATIAIAEHEGPVYLRFGRPVVPIFMPDYKDEKFEIGKGIQLTEGTDVTIVATGHLVWEALQASEQLEAQGISAEVINIHTIKPLDEEIILKSVAKTGCIVTAEEHNIIGGLGESVARTLSLNTPTPQEFVGTKDTFGESGTPAQLMEKYGLNAVSVVEAAKKVISRK, from the coding sequence ATGAAAAAATACACGTACACAGAAAAGAAAGACACTCGTTCAGGTTTTGGAGATGGTTTAACAGAGTTAGGTAGAACAAACCCTAACGTAGTTGCCTTATGTGCAGATTTAATTGGTTCTTTAAAAATGGATCAATTTATTAAAGAAAACCCTGAAAGATTTTTCCAGATTGGTATTGCAGAAGCAAACATGATAAGTATTGCTGCTGGTTTAACAATTGGAGGTAAAATTCCTTTTACGGGTACGTTTGCTAACTTTTCTACTGGTAGAGTGTATGATCAAATTCGTCAATCGATTGCATATTCAGATAAAAATGTAAAAATTTGTGCATCTCATGCAGGTCTAACCTTAGGAGAGGATGGAGCAACACACCAAATATTAGAAGATATTGGTTTAATGAAAATGTTGCCAGGAATGACAGTAATTAACACGTGTGATTATAACCAAACCAAAGCAGCTACAATTGCTATTGCAGAACATGAAGGTCCTGTTTACCTACGTTTTGGTCGCCCAGTTGTGCCTATTTTTATGCCAGATTACAAAGATGAAAAATTTGAAATAGGTAAAGGAATTCAATTAACAGAAGGTACAGATGTTACTATTGTTGCTACCGGTCATTTAGTATGGGAAGCTTTGCAAGCTTCAGAACAATTAGAAGCACAAGGAATATCTGCAGAAGTAATAAACATACATACCATTAAACCTTTAGATGAAGAGATAATTTTAAAATCTGTTGCTAAAACAGGTTGTATTGTAACTGCAGAAGAACATAATATTATTGGCGGTTTAGGAGAAAGTGTTGCTAGAACATTGTCTTTAAACACTCCTACACCACAAGAATTTGTAGGTACAAAAGATACTTTTGGAGAATCTGGTACACCTGCACAATTAATGGAAAAATACGGTTTAAATGCAGTATCTGTTGTGGAAGCTGCTAAAAAAGTAATTTCTAGAAAATAA
- a CDS encoding porin family protein gives MKKVILIFCLAFGYTQVSNAQVDFGLKAGVNYNNAGEDSFKNSTDDIVDGATAKTGFHAGLWFRGNLTDNGLYIRPEIVYTQVKTEFEQQSGSEDYSFKKLDVPVLLGHKFLGFANVFIGPSFQYILDDEINYRNITSDDFDKFSLGLQMGAGVEFGNIGIDVRWERGLSSNEAKFANNISNFTVDNRTNQIIFGLSLKL, from the coding sequence ATGAAAAAAGTAATTTTAATTTTTTGTTTGGCTTTTGGATATACTCAAGTGTCAAATGCTCAAGTTGATTTTGGTTTAAAAGCAGGTGTAAATTATAATAATGCTGGAGAAGACTCCTTTAAAAACTCTACGGATGATATTGTAGATGGAGCTACTGCTAAAACAGGCTTTCATGCAGGTTTGTGGTTTAGAGGTAATCTTACTGATAATGGTTTATATATAAGACCAGAAATTGTTTATACACAGGTTAAAACAGAATTTGAACAACAAAGTGGTTCAGAGGATTATTCTTTTAAAAAACTAGATGTACCTGTTTTATTAGGTCATAAATTTTTAGGTTTTGCAAATGTTTTTATTGGTCCTTCTTTTCAGTACATTTTAGATGATGAAATTAATTATAGAAACATAACGTCAGATGATTTTGATAAATTCTCTTTAGGGCTTCAAATGGGAGCAGGAGTAGAGTTTGGTAATATTGGTATAGATGTACGTTGGGAAAGAGGCTTGTCTAGTAACGAGGCTAAATTTGCTAATAATATTTCTAATTTTACCGTAGATAACAGAACGAATCAAATAATATTTGGACTTTCTTTAAAGTTGTAA
- the pckA gene encoding phosphoenolpyruvate carboxykinase (ATP), translating to METNRNMETYGLKNVTVNWNLSPAELQKITIEKGMGKETKNGTLAVNTGKFTGRSPQDRFIVKDAYTTDKVWWGKTNKPVSQENFDKLKANVVDYLSNRELYVRDGSVCADPTYKTDIRTVTEFPWSSSFVFNMFLRPSEEELANFSEEWLVLCAPGYVCDDPKAYGIRQGNFSIINFTDKIALIGGSAYTGEIKKGIFSALNLVLPIEKNVLPMHCSANVGEDGDTAIFFGLSGTGKTTLSADPNRKLIGDDEHGWTAENNIFNFEGGCYAKVIDLSEEKEPDIFRAIKPGALLENVVFDKQGDVDYMDSTITQNTRVSYPIYHIDNIAKPSYAGNPKNIFFLTADAFGVLPPVSKLTPGQAAYHFISGYTAKVAGTEAGITEPVPSFSACFGEPFMPLHPTKYAEMLSKKMTEAGVNVWLINTGWSGGPYGTGSRIKLKYTRAMITEILNGSLDNIEFEQHPIFGLFMPKYCPNVPTEMLNPMNTWINKGAYISKAIHLAHFFHLNFEKFANEASEHIIEGGPLIDEHHKLDHM from the coding sequence ATGGAAACTAACAGAAACATGGAAACTTACGGTCTGAAGAACGTAACTGTAAATTGGAACTTATCTCCTGCTGAACTTCAAAAAATTACTATTGAAAAAGGAATGGGTAAAGAAACTAAAAATGGAACTTTAGCTGTTAATACTGGTAAATTTACTGGTAGATCTCCTCAAGATAGATTTATTGTAAAAGATGCTTATACAACAGATAAAGTTTGGTGGGGAAAAACCAACAAACCAGTTTCTCAAGAAAACTTCGATAAATTAAAAGCAAACGTAGTAGATTACTTATCTAACAGAGAATTATACGTAAGAGATGGTTCTGTTTGTGCAGACCCAACTTATAAAACAGATATTAGAACAGTAACAGAATTTCCTTGGTCTAGTTCATTTGTATTTAATATGTTCTTAAGACCTTCTGAAGAAGAATTAGCTAATTTTAGTGAAGAGTGGTTAGTTTTATGTGCTCCTGGTTATGTTTGTGATGATCCTAAAGCATACGGAATTCGTCAAGGAAACTTTTCTATCATTAACTTTACAGATAAAATTGCTTTAATTGGTGGTTCTGCTTATACAGGAGAAATTAAAAAAGGTATTTTCTCTGCCTTAAACTTAGTGTTACCAATAGAAAAAAATGTATTACCAATGCACTGTTCTGCAAACGTTGGGGAAGATGGAGATACTGCAATTTTCTTTGGATTATCTGGTACAGGAAAAACAACTTTATCTGCAGATCCTAACAGAAAATTAATTGGTGATGATGAGCATGGTTGGACAGCTGAAAACAACATTTTTAACTTTGAAGGTGGTTGTTATGCTAAAGTAATTGATTTATCTGAAGAAAAAGAACCAGATATTTTTAGAGCGATTAAGCCAGGTGCTTTATTAGAAAATGTAGTATTTGATAAACAAGGAGATGTAGATTATATGGATAGCACAATTACACAAAATACACGTGTAAGTTACCCAATTTATCACATAGATAATATTGCAAAACCTTCTTATGCAGGTAACCCTAAAAATATTTTCTTTTTAACTGCAGATGCTTTTGGTGTATTGCCTCCAGTTTCTAAATTAACTCCTGGTCAGGCTGCATACCACTTTATCTCTGGTTATACTGCAAAAGTAGCAGGAACAGAAGCAGGAATTACAGAGCCTGTACCATCATTCTCTGCTTGTTTTGGTGAACCTTTTATGCCATTACACCCAACAAAATATGCTGAAATGTTAAGTAAAAAAATGACAGAAGCAGGTGTAAATGTTTGGTTAATTAACACAGGTTGGTCTGGAGGTCCTTACGGAACTGGTTCTCGTATTAAATTAAAATACACTAGAGCAATGATTACTGAAATCTTAAACGGAAGTTTAGATAATATCGAATTTGAACAACACCCTATTTTCGGATTATTTATGCCAAAATACTGTCCTAATGTTCCTACCGAAATGTTAAACCCAATGAATACTTGGATAAACAAAGGTGCTTACATTAGTAAAGCAATTCATTTAGCACATTTCTTCCACTTAAACTTTGAGAAATTTGCAAACGAAGCATCAGAACACATCATTGAAGGTGGTCCATTAATTGATGAACACCACAAATTAGATCACATGTAA
- a CDS encoding PLP-dependent aspartate aminotransferase family protein, with translation MKESKKFGINTTCVHVGEVKDEQFKGAVSPIYTATSYAFDGVDVKRYPRYFNTPNQEMLHKKIAALEKTEDALIFGSGMAAISAALFAFLQKGDHVVIQQVIYGGTYNFIVSEFDKFGIEYSFTESDKVADFKPLIKDNTKVLYIETPSNPLLGITDMKAIADLAKENGILTMIDNTFASPINQNPIDFGIDIMLHSATKYMGGHSDISAGAIAASKEHIEKIWKTAINFGGNLSDQTVWLLERSLKTLNLRVKEQTKNAQKMAEFLESNLDIDTVYYPGLKSHPQYALAKKQMKGFGAMMSFELSEGIDAMKFQNHLQLIKPSMSLAGLESTTVSPVQTTHALLSEEERLARGIKDGLIRFSVGIEEVEDLIEDILQAIKKAKS, from the coding sequence ATGAAAGAATCTAAGAAATTTGGAATTAACACTACATGTGTGCATGTTGGAGAAGTAAAAGACGAACAGTTTAAAGGAGCGGTTTCGCCTATTTATACTGCTACATCTTATGCTTTTGATGGCGTTGATGTAAAACGATATCCACGTTATTTTAATACTCCAAATCAGGAAATGTTGCACAAGAAAATTGCAGCTTTAGAAAAAACGGAAGATGCTTTGATTTTTGGTTCTGGTATGGCGGCAATTTCTGCGGCATTATTTGCTTTTTTACAAAAAGGAGATCATGTGGTTATACAGCAAGTAATTTATGGAGGAACGTATAATTTTATTGTATCAGAATTTGATAAATTCGGAATAGAATATTCGTTTACAGAGTCTGATAAAGTAGCAGATTTTAAACCTTTAATTAAAGATAATACCAAGGTTTTATACATAGAAACACCATCTAACCCGTTATTAGGGATTACTGATATGAAAGCAATTGCAGATTTGGCAAAAGAAAACGGAATTTTAACCATGATAGATAATACGTTTGCATCACCTATTAATCAGAATCCGATAGATTTTGGAATTGATATTATGTTGCATTCTGCTACTAAATACATGGGAGGGCATTCTGATATTTCTGCGGGAGCAATTGCAGCTTCAAAAGAACACATTGAGAAAATTTGGAAAACAGCCATCAATTTTGGCGGGAATTTAAGCGATCAAACGGTTTGGTTGTTAGAAAGAAGTTTAAAAACATTGAATTTACGTGTAAAAGAACAGACTAAAAATGCGCAGAAAATGGCAGAATTTTTAGAAAGTAATTTAGATATTGATACTGTTTATTACCCAGGATTAAAAAGTCATCCGCAGTATGCGTTAGCAAAGAAACAAATGAAAGGTTTTGGTGCAATGATGTCTTTTGAATTATCTGAAGGAATTGATGCTATGAAGTTTCAGAATCATTTACAGTTAATAAAACCTTCTATGAGTTTAGCTGGTTTAGAAAGTACAACCGTAAGTCCGGTACAAACAACACACGCTTTATTGAGTGAAGAAGAGCGTTTGGCAAGAGGAATTAAGGACGGTTTAATTCGTTTTTCTGTGGGGATAGAAGAAGTAGAAGATTTAATTGAGGATATTTTACAAGCCATAAAAAAAGCAAAGAGTTAA
- the bshB1 gene encoding bacillithiol biosynthesis deacetylase BshB1 produces the protein MKLDILAFGAHPDDVELGCGATIAKEVSLGKKVGIVDLTRGELGTRGSADLRDIEAANSADILGVSVRENLRFSDGFFTNDKKHQLAIIKMIRKYQPDIVLCNAIDDRHIDHPKGSNLVSDACFLSGLVKIETEVEGELQERWRPKLVYHYIQWKNVTPDFVMDVTGFMDIKKKSVLAYTSQFYDPTSNEPETPITSKNFTDSVDYRAKDLGRLIGVESAEGYTTERYVAVENLSKLI, from the coding sequence ATGAAATTAGATATTTTGGCTTTTGGAGCCCATCCAGATGATGTGGAATTGGGTTGTGGAGCAACCATAGCAAAAGAAGTTTCCTTAGGGAAAAAGGTAGGGATTGTAGATCTTACAAGAGGTGAATTAGGTACTCGAGGATCTGCAGATTTACGAGATATTGAAGCTGCTAATTCGGCAGATATTTTAGGGGTTTCTGTGCGTGAAAACCTAAGGTTTTCTGATGGTTTTTTTACAAATGATAAAAAGCATCAATTAGCCATTATTAAAATGATACGAAAGTACCAACCAGATATTGTTTTATGTAATGCTATTGATGATCGTCATATAGACCATCCAAAAGGAAGTAATTTAGTTTCTGACGCTTGCTTTTTAAGTGGTTTAGTAAAAATTGAAACAGAAGTAGAAGGAGAGTTGCAAGAAAGATGGAGACCCAAATTAGTGTATCATTATATACAATGGAAAAATGTAACACCAGATTTTGTAATGGACGTTACCGGATTTATGGATATTAAGAAGAAATCTGTGTTAGCATATACTTCTCAATTCTATGATCCGACAAGTAATGAGCCAGAAACACCAATTACAAGTAAGAATTTTACAGATAGTGTAGATTATAGAGCAAAAGATCTAGGAAGATTGATTGGAGTAGAATCTGCAGAAGGTTATACTACAGAGCGTTATGTGGCTGTTGAAAATTTAAGTAAATTAATTTAA